A stretch of the Sulfurihydrogenibium subterraneum DSM 15120 genome encodes the following:
- the sfsA gene encoding DNA/RNA nuclease SfsA: MIILNSSEIGKPIEGKFLYRKNRFVGVCQVNGEVVECHISDTGRLKEILTEGREILLLKSSQNNKLLYKLLSAKMEEGFVLVNTSIHSKIGKKIIELGLLGFKPKKIKSEVVYKDSRIDFLVDERLYIELKGCNLLVDKQCLFPDAPTTRGLKHLKHLIEIKKEGYESAIMILSLRECKTFLPNIETDPDFSKMFETALKEGVKFYGFKVKFDKDFNIVYNGKLEVDKKLWSWLKKSSS; the protein is encoded by the coding sequence ATGATAATACTTAACTCATCAGAAATCGGAAAACCAATTGAAGGGAAATTCCTATACAGAAAAAATAGATTTGTTGGTGTTTGTCAGGTAAACGGAGAAGTGGTTGAATGCCACATATCTGACACTGGAAGATTAAAAGAGATTCTAACAGAAGGAAGGGAAATTTTACTATTAAAAAGCAGTCAAAATAATAAGCTCCTTTATAAACTCCTTTCAGCTAAAATGGAAGAAGGTTTTGTTTTAGTAAACACTTCTATTCACTCTAAAATAGGAAAAAAAATCATAGAATTAGGACTTCTTGGTTTTAAACCTAAAAAAATAAAGTCTGAAGTAGTTTACAAAGACAGTAGAATAGATTTTTTAGTTGACGAGAGATTATACATTGAGCTAAAAGGTTGTAATCTTTTGGTAGATAAACAGTGTTTATTCCCTGACGCTCCTACAACAAGAGGTTTAAAACATCTAAAACATCTTATAGAGATAAAAAAAGAAGGTTATGAATCTGCTATTATGATTTTATCATTAAGAGAGTGTAAAACCTTCCTTCCAAATATCGAGACCGACCCAGACTTTTCTAAAATGTTTGAAACAGCCCTAAAAGAAGGTGTAAAATTTTACGGTTTTAAAGTGAAGTTTGATAAAGATTTTAACATCGTTTATAACGGAAAGTTAGAGGTTGATAAAAAACTATGGAGCTGGCTAAAGAAATCTTCTTCGTGA
- a CDS encoding trimeric intracellular cation channel family protein encodes MELAKEIFFVMNIIGIVAFAMSGSLKAIKEGLDLLGITVLGVMTALGGGITRDLLINTVPNALKSLTDMSVALLGVWLAIIMYKVAKGDITNKYYILIPDAIGLSAFTTTGALIAYNADVSFFGVVILATLTGVGGGIISDLLLGKVPSVLRDDFYASCSIIGAIGFYITITLTQDLTVSAIVCSLIVLMIRIVAILYNWRLPKFQ; translated from the coding sequence ATGGAGCTGGCTAAAGAAATCTTCTTCGTGATGAACATTATAGGTATAGTTGCATTTGCTATGAGTGGGTCTTTAAAGGCTATAAAGGAAGGTTTAGATTTACTTGGTATTACAGTTTTAGGTGTAATGACTGCACTTGGTGGTGGCATCACAAGAGATTTACTCATAAACACAGTTCCAAACGCTTTAAAATCGTTAACGGATATGAGCGTAGCTCTTTTAGGTGTATGGCTTGCAATAATAATGTACAAGGTAGCAAAAGGGGATATAACAAATAAGTATTATATACTCATTCCAGATGCTATTGGTTTATCAGCTTTTACAACGACAGGAGCTTTAATAGCTTACAACGCAGACGTTTCATTCTTTGGTGTTGTTATACTTGCAACTTTAACAGGAGTAGGAGGAGGAATAATAAGCGACCTTTTACTGGGAAAAGTGCCTTCAGTTTTAAGAGATGACTTTTACGCAAGCTGTAGTATAATTGGAGCTATAGGATTTTACATAACCATAACTCTTACCCAAGACCTTACAGTTTCTGCCATCGTTTGTAGTTTAATAGTCTTAATGATTAGGATAGTGGCTATACTTTACAACTGGAGACTTCCAAAGTTCCAATGA